The Metabacillus sediminilitoris genome window below encodes:
- a CDS encoding spore gernimation protein GerT, with protein sequence MFPWNKQFPFDQTGFTQHINKMKPKEVENYIQSVMKNVFGGDFSQGFPFQGDLQQKEVRENSSKQEHPEIFETNDYVYVKLPMSKEEISSVKIQHTNNQLILTNYPKQSDNTKYMLPSPVKRKGTRARFVEGYLEIQFLKLNEYNISEVDITY encoded by the coding sequence ATGTTTCCTTGGAATAAGCAATTCCCCTTTGATCAGACGGGTTTTACCCAACATATCAATAAAATGAAACCAAAAGAAGTTGAGAACTATATACAGTCCGTCATGAAGAATGTATTTGGAGGTGATTTTTCACAAGGCTTCCCTTTTCAAGGTGACCTGCAGCAAAAAGAAGTGAGAGAAAATTCTTCGAAACAAGAACATCCAGAGATATTTGAAACAAATGATTATGTTTATGTAAAGCTCCCTATGTCAAAGGAAGAAATTAGTTCTGTTAAAATACAACATACAAACAATCAATTAATCCTCACAAACTACCCAAAGCAATCAGATAACACGAAATATATGCTTCCATCACCAGTAAAAAGAAAAGGAACAAGAGCCAGGTTTGTTGAAGGATATCTTGAAATCCAATTTTTAAAGCTCAATGAATATAATATATCTGAGGTCGATATTACTTATTAA
- a CDS encoding SDR family oxidoreductase, producing the protein MGIMPKTVIVTGGTKGIGNAIVNHYAHRGFNVIIADIDEDLGRKNEKHYKESSLNVCYIKTDVSKVNEIEILMKEAVNRFETIDILINNAGISKWISPYEITEDDWDTVLTTNLKSVMFASREAAKIMKKNKKGGKIINIASTRAIMSEKNSEAYAASKGGIVALTHALAASFSEDHIQVNAISPGWIETGNDELLREIDHSQHFSGRVGKPSDVAKACLYLTDEENDFVTGINLVVDGGMTKKMIYAE; encoded by the coding sequence ATAGGTATTATGCCAAAAACAGTTATTGTTACTGGTGGAACGAAAGGTATTGGTAATGCAATTGTAAATCACTACGCTCATAGAGGGTTTAACGTTATTATTGCAGATATAGATGAGGATCTAGGTAGAAAAAATGAAAAGCACTACAAAGAAAGTTCATTAAATGTTTGTTATATCAAGACAGATGTTTCAAAGGTGAATGAAATTGAAATACTAATGAAAGAAGCGGTAAATCGATTTGAAACGATTGATATTCTTATAAATAATGCTGGTATTTCCAAATGGATTTCACCATATGAGATAACGGAAGATGATTGGGACACTGTGCTCACAACTAATTTAAAAAGTGTCATGTTTGCTTCAAGAGAAGCTGCTAAAATTATGAAAAAAAATAAAAAGGGTGGAAAAATCATCAATATAGCTTCCACAAGAGCGATCATGTCTGAAAAAAACTCTGAGGCATATGCAGCTTCAAAAGGAGGAATAGTTGCTTTAACACATGCACTAGCAGCATCCTTTAGTGAAGACCATATTCAAGTAAATGCCATCTCTCCAGGTTGGATTGAAACAGGGAATGATGAGTTATTAAGAGAAATTGACCACAGCCAACACTTCTCAGGAAGGGTTGGAAAGCCAAGTGATGTTGCAAAAGCCTGCTTATATTTAACAGATGAGGAGAACGATTTTGTCACAGGTATCAATCTTGTCGTTGACGGGGGTATGACAAAAAAGATGATTTATGCTGAATAA
- a CDS encoding winged helix-turn-helix transcriptional regulator, translated as MKNNLCPKMESAFQVLGKRWIGIIIHVLLDGPKRFKDLTEIIPSISQKMLSERLKELENEGLIDRIVIDDTPVKVIYQLTDKGKSLEGVLKELGKWADIYCAREEE; from the coding sequence GTGAAAAATAATCTTTGTCCGAAGATGGAATCTGCCTTTCAAGTTTTAGGGAAGAGATGGATTGGAATTATCATTCATGTTTTATTAGATGGTCCCAAAAGGTTTAAGGATTTAACAGAGATTATCCCTAGTATTAGTCAAAAGATGTTATCCGAACGGCTAAAAGAGTTGGAAAATGAAGGCTTAATAGACAGAATTGTTATAGATGATACTCCTGTTAAGGTCATCTATCAATTAACAGATAAAGGTAAGAGCTTAGAAGGTGTTTTGAAAGAACTCGGAAAATGGGCGGATATTTATTGTGCCAGAGAGGAGGAATAG
- a CDS encoding nitroreductase family protein has protein sequence MSTTYTEDLFSVISDRSSVRHYDPKVTITKEELSEILSYSSKAPSAWNLQHWHFTVFLSKESKKKLLPIAYNQSQIVESSAVIAILGDLEADKNTDLVYDPLVDAGFMSAEIKETLAGQINRAYTDKGFARDAAFLNASLAAMQVMLTAKAKGFDSCSIGGFNKEQFMKEFSISTRYVPIMLITIGKAVKPAHQSNRLELDKVTTWL, from the coding sequence ATGAGTACAACCTATACAGAAGATCTATTTTCAGTGATTTCAGATCGATCATCAGTTAGACACTACGATCCTAAAGTTACGATTACTAAAGAAGAATTATCTGAAATATTATCATATTCATCAAAGGCACCGTCTGCTTGGAACTTACAACATTGGCATTTTACTGTGTTTCTAAGTAAAGAGTCAAAGAAAAAGTTACTTCCAATCGCATATAATCAAAGTCAAATCGTTGAATCATCAGCTGTTATTGCCATATTAGGTGATCTCGAAGCAGATAAAAATACTGATTTAGTGTATGATCCATTAGTGGATGCTGGATTTATGTCAGCAGAGATTAAAGAAACTTTAGCAGGCCAGATTAATCGTGCTTACACTGATAAAGGTTTCGCAAGGGATGCAGCATTTCTTAATGCATCATTAGCAGCAATGCAAGTCATGTTAACTGCTAAAGCAAAAGGATTCGATTCATGTTCTATAGGTGGTTTCAATAAAGAACAATTCATGAAAGAATTTTCCATCTCAACTAGATATGTTCCAATTATGTTAATTACAATTGGTAAGGCAGTAAAACCAGCACACCAAAGTAATCGTTTGGAATTAGATAAAGTAACAACATGGCTATAA
- a CDS encoding S41 family peptidase — MKNSKLIVTIIITAIVTAGITYSIVPKGVNIEGDDPFQKLRSTYSILQEGYYKDIDSDKLVEGAIKGMVESLEDPYSVYMDVEEAKSFGENISSSFEGIGAEIQESNGNIMIVSPIKGSPAEEAGLKPKDIILKVNDKSVEGLTVNEAVMDIRGEKGTKVNLLVQRAGVGELSFTITRDTIPIETVYSDVIEGNIGKIQITKFSESTGDELAKALSDLQSKNVKGLVLDLRQNPGGLMDQALAMSELFVPKGKNILQVENNDGSKEVYKSENEKPIDLPITIIVDGGTASAGEIMAAALQQSAGVTLVGEKTFGKGTIQTARAFKDTSSVKYTTAKWLTPDGTWIHEKGIQPDIKAKLPAYASLPYINPENTLKLGDATPEVKAAQQMLKALGFENVKEDGYFDHTTENVVKEFQKQHDLKVDGIVTGDTTLKMMEQISTKIKENDTQLEKAVSELKEKL, encoded by the coding sequence GTGAAAAATAGTAAATTAATCGTAACGATTATTATCACAGCAATTGTTACGGCGGGGATTACATATAGTATTGTTCCTAAGGGAGTTAATATCGAGGGTGATGACCCTTTTCAAAAGTTAAGGTCAACGTATTCCATTTTACAAGAAGGTTATTACAAGGATATCGATTCTGATAAGCTAGTGGAAGGCGCAATTAAAGGAATGGTTGAATCCCTCGAAGATCCATATTCAGTTTATATGGATGTCGAAGAAGCAAAGAGCTTTGGTGAGAATATTTCATCCTCTTTTGAGGGGATAGGTGCAGAAATCCAAGAGAGTAATGGAAACATTATGATTGTTTCTCCAATCAAAGGCTCTCCAGCTGAAGAAGCAGGACTAAAACCTAAAGATATCATATTAAAAGTAAATGATAAATCGGTTGAAGGTCTGACAGTGAATGAAGCTGTAATGGATATAAGAGGTGAAAAGGGAACAAAAGTAAATCTTTTGGTACAACGAGCAGGTGTAGGCGAGCTATCATTTACAATTACACGTGATACCATCCCAATTGAAACTGTTTATTCTGATGTCATTGAAGGTAATATCGGAAAAATTCAAATAACAAAATTCTCAGAGTCTACCGGTGATGAATTGGCAAAAGCATTATCAGATTTACAAAGCAAAAATGTCAAAGGGTTAGTCCTTGATTTACGACAAAACCCAGGTGGTTTAATGGATCAAGCTTTGGCAATGTCTGAATTATTCGTACCTAAAGGTAAGAATATTCTTCAAGTAGAAAATAATGATGGATCGAAGGAAGTTTATAAATCAGAAAATGAAAAGCCAATCGATTTACCAATAACTATCATAGTAGATGGCGGTACTGCTAGTGCAGGAGAAATAATGGCTGCTGCATTACAACAGTCAGCAGGTGTGACGTTAGTTGGTGAAAAAACATTCGGTAAAGGAACTATTCAAACAGCGAGGGCATTTAAAGATACATCATCTGTTAAATATACGACTGCAAAATGGCTTACACCTGATGGAACTTGGATTCATGAAAAAGGAATCCAACCTGATATAAAAGCAAAACTTCCTGCATATGCAAGCTTACCTTATATTAATCCTGAAAACACTCTTAAATTAGGTGATGCTACACCTGAGGTAAAGGCTGCACAACAAATGTTAAAGGCACTTGGTTTTGAAAATGTAAAAGAAGATGGTTATTTTGATCATACAACTGAAAATGTTGTAAAAGAATTTCAAAAACAGCATGATCTAAAGGTAGATGGAATAGTGACTGGTGATACCACACTTAAGATGATGGAACAAATCTCAACAAAAATAAAAGAGAATGATACACAATTAGAAAAAGCAGTCTCTGAATTAAAAGAAAAGTTATAA
- a CDS encoding class I SAM-dependent methyltransferase, translated as MNYLNLLSTLGIGGAHPGGILLTKAIFENERFPLDKAILDAGCGTGQTASYLYQLGYDVTGLDKDSQMIEHAKKRNEQLNFQITYLNEDLAQTSIPTNTYDIILCESVLNFTSLQHTLPEVFRILKREGVVIAIEMVRNEHLTKEEEIELTTFYGCDYIFSIEEWKEEFLQGDLSIYKILSYEDLQILNNDEPTTEFTPIHSIPEITYQLLSEHERLTNKYQNKLSYRILFARKC; from the coding sequence TTGAATTATTTAAATTTGTTATCGACATTGGGTATTGGCGGTGCTCATCCTGGTGGAATATTGTTAACAAAAGCCATTTTTGAGAACGAACGTTTTCCTTTAGATAAAGCAATTCTTGATGCTGGATGTGGAACAGGTCAAACAGCTAGTTATTTATATCAATTAGGCTACGATGTAACAGGATTAGATAAAGATTCGCAAATGATTGAACATGCAAAAAAAAGGAATGAACAGTTAAACTTTCAAATTACTTATTTAAATGAAGATCTTGCGCAAACTTCTATTCCAACTAATACGTATGACATAATCTTATGTGAATCTGTTTTAAATTTCACATCACTTCAACACACATTACCTGAAGTCTTTAGGATATTAAAACGTGAAGGTGTGGTCATTGCTATTGAAATGGTTCGAAATGAACATCTAACAAAAGAAGAAGAAATAGAACTTACGACCTTTTATGGTTGTGATTATATTTTTTCCATTGAGGAATGGAAAGAAGAATTTTTGCAAGGAGATTTATCCATTTATAAAATTCTTTCTTATGAGGATCTACAAATTTTAAATAATGATGAACCAACAACGGAATTTACTCCTATTCATTCAATACCAGAAATCACCTATCAACTTCTTTCCGAACATGAAAGACTAACAAATAAATACCAAAATAAACTATCATATCGGATACTTTTTGCAAGAAAATGCTAA
- a CDS encoding mismatch-specific DNA-glycosylase encodes MDDRMDILNNNLTILFIGFNPSLVSAEVCHHYANKHNRFWKIIYEAGITDKLYKPEEDVSLLSKGIGFTNIVSRPTKSANEITSEEYKKGREILRQKISKYKPKIAFFVGKGVYLHYSQRNKADWGKQKESVINGVTDFVAPSSSGLVRMKMDEIISIYKKVNSISHLD; translated from the coding sequence ATGGATGACAGAATGGATATATTAAATAATAACTTAACTATTCTTTTTATAGGTTTTAATCCAAGTCTAGTTTCTGCAGAAGTCTGTCATCATTATGCAAATAAACATAATCGATTTTGGAAAATAATCTACGAAGCAGGAATTACGGACAAATTGTATAAACCTGAAGAAGATGTAAGCCTATTAAGTAAAGGAATAGGTTTTACAAATATCGTATCTCGTCCGACAAAATCGGCAAATGAAATCACATCTGAAGAATATAAAAAAGGAAGAGAAATTCTTAGACAAAAGATTTCTAAATATAAGCCGAAAATTGCATTTTTTGTAGGAAAAGGCGTTTATCTTCATTATAGCCAGAGAAATAAGGCTGATTGGGGTAAACAAAAAGAAAGTGTCATAAATGGGGTCACCGATTTTGTTGCCCCATCCTCAAGCGGATTGGTCAGAATGAAGATGGATGAGATCATATCAATATACAAGAAAGTAAACTCGATTTCGCACTTGGATTAA
- a CDS encoding M15 family metallopeptidase → MSFYIKSSVVLLLTVSLTACTSFSLPKGFSFIGDQQGQEIKQSGQKNDDENHVFGINDNGNQIDEEFLLESKYFNVVKKANGSQIIDNPTNILAMVNKEYTLPEKYEPSDLVTPNVEFSFGEADVPQRYLREEAAKALEELFKLAEADNIELFAVSGYRSYSRQQGIFNVEKNDKGEDQALQAVALPGQSEHQTGLAMDVSSRSVNLEIVEEFGETKEGQWVRENAHRAGFIIRYPKGKESITGYQYEPWHLRYVGKEQASVIYKNELTLEEYFKKAKKI, encoded by the coding sequence ATGTCGTTTTATATAAAATCAAGTGTGGTATTGCTTCTAACAGTATCATTAACAGCGTGTACTAGTTTTTCTTTACCAAAAGGATTTTCCTTTATTGGTGATCAACAAGGGCAGGAAATAAAACAATCTGGACAAAAAAATGATGACGAAAATCATGTATTTGGTATTAATGATAATGGTAATCAAATAGATGAAGAATTTTTATTAGAGTCCAAATATTTTAATGTAGTAAAAAAAGCTAATGGATCCCAAATAATTGATAATCCAACGAATATTCTTGCAATGGTTAATAAAGAATATACCCTCCCAGAAAAGTATGAACCATCAGATTTAGTTACACCTAATGTTGAATTTTCATTTGGTGAGGCTGATGTTCCTCAGCGATATTTACGGGAAGAGGCAGCAAAAGCATTGGAAGAATTATTTAAGCTGGCTGAAGCGGATAACATTGAGTTATTTGCAGTATCAGGATATCGTTCCTATTCAAGACAACAAGGTATTTTTAATGTTGAAAAAAATGATAAAGGTGAAGATCAGGCACTTCAAGCGGTTGCATTACCAGGACAAAGTGAACATCAGACTGGTTTAGCAATGGATGTTTCTAGTAGAAGTGTAAACCTAGAAATAGTAGAAGAATTTGGTGAAACAAAAGAGGGGCAATGGGTGAGAGAAAATGCACATAGAGCAGGGTTCATCATTCGTTATCCTAAGGGAAAGGAATCCATAACCGGATATCAATATGAGCCATGGCATTTACGTTATGTAGGGAAAGAACAGGCTTCTGTTATATATAAAAACGAATTGACTTTAGAAGAATATTTCAAAAAGGCGAAGAAGATCTAG
- the deoD gene encoding purine-nucleoside phosphorylase, producing MSVHIGAKENEIAETVLLPGDPLRAKYIAETFLENATCYNEVRGMLGFTGTYKGERISVQGTGMGVPSISIYINELMRSYDVQTLIRVGTCGAIQKDVKVRDVILAMSASTDSQMNRLTFGGVDYAPTANFELLKKAYETGLEKGLNLKVGNIFTADMFYNDNAELEKWAQYGILGIEMESAALYTLAAKFNRKALSVLTVSDHILTGEETTADERQTTFNDMIVVALDAAIKKD from the coding sequence ATGAGTGTACATATAGGTGCGAAAGAAAATGAAATAGCAGAAACTGTCTTATTGCCAGGCGATCCATTACGTGCAAAATATATCGCTGAAACCTTTTTAGAAAATGCGACATGTTATAATGAAGTAAGAGGGATGCTGGGTTTTACAGGAACATATAAAGGTGAAAGAATATCTGTTCAAGGAACGGGAATGGGAGTTCCTTCAATATCTATATACATAAATGAGTTAATGCGAAGTTATGACGTACAAACACTAATACGTGTTGGTACATGTGGTGCAATTCAAAAGGATGTAAAAGTAAGAGACGTCATATTAGCAATGAGTGCTTCAACAGACTCACAAATGAATCGTTTAACATTTGGCGGAGTTGATTATGCACCTACAGCTAATTTTGAGCTATTAAAAAAAGCATATGAAACGGGACTAGAAAAAGGGTTAAACTTGAAAGTTGGGAATATCTTTACAGCAGATATGTTTTACAATGATAACGCTGAATTAGAAAAATGGGCTCAATATGGAATTCTTGGTATTGAAATGGAATCAGCAGCATTATATACGCTTGCAGCAAAATTTAATCGTAAAGCACTTTCTGTATTAACAGTAAGCGATCACATTTTAACAGGTGAAGAAACAACAGCAGATGAACGTCAAACAACCTTTAATGATATGATCGTTGTTGCATTAGATGCAGCAATAAAGAAAGACTAG